One genomic segment of Sminthopsis crassicaudata isolate SCR6 chromosome 2, ASM4859323v1, whole genome shotgun sequence includes these proteins:
- the ITSN2 gene encoding intersectin-2 isoform X3, giving the protein MAQFPAVMNGGPNVWAITSEERTKHDKQFDSLRPAGGHITGDQARGFFLQSGLPAPVLAEIWTLSDLNKDGKMDQQEFSIAMKLIKLTLQGQRLPASLPPVMKQPPVLSPLASARFGMGSMPNLSIPQCVPAAAPLAPGASRPSVTSLPPLGMPAPLVPSVSTSSLPNGTAALLQPVAVPFSSATLPHTSSYGLLMGGFGGSCIQKAQSLIDLGSSSSTSSTASLTGGSPKAGTSDWAVPQPSRLKYRQKFNSLDKGMTGYLSGLQARNALLQSNLSQTQLATIWNLADVDGDGQLKAEEFILAMHLTDMARAGQPLPLTLPPELVPPPFRGGKPADSLNGAQPYERTQEEPPQKKLPVTFEDKRKANYERGNLELEKRRQVLLEQQQREAERKAQKEKEELERKQRLLQEHEWRRQLELEKQRELERQREEERRREAERREAAKQELERQRRLEWERIRRQELLSQRNREQEEIVRLQARKKSLHLELEALNGKHQQISGRLEDMRQRKQNRKSELDVLDKQCDLGVLEITQLQQQLQESQNQLVYLVPEKQRLQDRVQHLQPDSAAHLGVGAVHKKALEKEGLCQRLKEQLDALERETAAKLSEMDAFNRELKCVTVDDSMLRCLLSLLSCLHHLFLLLKELRENYNTQQLALEQLNRIKREKLREIERRRAEAAQKKRQEEEEATRRAKQGKESLWQESLRKEEEEKQKRLVEEKLRQEPPRAENKPRGAEEGGEALGPGWVKYKALYAFEARSHDEMSFSAGDIVQVDEKTSGEPGWLYGSFQGRCGWFPGNYVEKVSVGEKLASPKKALLPPAASLPAASSAPPEARPAETSYQNVPFSTLTANASWQKKSAFTRTVSPGAASPVHGQGQTVENLKAQALCSWTAKKENHLNFSKHDIITVLEQQENWWFGTLHGGRGWFPKSYVKILAGPEARKGEPEAIYASIKRNPGGPGPTLGEEYVALYSYSSSEPGDLTFTEGEEILVTQKDGEWWTGSIDNRTGIFPSNYVRAKEPEAPGGTGRAAAQNKKPEIAQVTSAYTASGAEQLSLSPGQLILILKKNPSGWWQGELQARGKKRQKGWFPASHVKLLGPGSERGTPASQPVCQVIAMYDYVANNEDELNFSKGQLINVLNKDDADWWQGEAGGVTGLFPANYVKMTTDSDPSQQ; this is encoded by the exons GACGCTGTCGGACCTGAACAAGGACGGGAAGATGGACCAGCAGGAGTTCTCCATCGCCATGAAGCTCATCAAGCTCACGCTGCAAGGGCAGCGCCtgcctgcctccctgcctccggTCATGAAGCAGCCTCCCGTGCTCTCCCCCTTGGCGTCCGCGCGCTTTG GAATGGGAAGCATGCCCAACCTGTCCATCCCTCAGTGTGTGCCTGCGGCCGCCCCCCTGGCGCCCGGCGCCTCCCGGCCTTCCGTCACGTCCCTCCCTCCCTTGGGGATGCCCGCGCCCCTGGTGCCCTCCGTGAGCACGTCGTCGCTGCCCAATGGAACGGCCGCTCTGCTGCAGCCCGTGGCCGTCCCCTTCTCCTCAGCAA CGTTGCCTCATACGTCATCGTACGGCCTCTTGATGGGCGGCTTCGGCGGCTCCTGTATCCAGAAGGCGCAGTCTCTCATCGACTTGGGATCGAGCAG CTCCACGTCCTCCACTGCTTCACTGACAGGGGGCTCCCCCAAAGCTGGAACCTCCGACTGGGCCGTCCCGCAGCCCTCGAGACTGAAGTACCGGCAGAAGTTTAACAGTTTGGACAAGGGCATGACGGGTTACCTCTCAG GTCTGCAGGCTCGCAACGCTCTGCTCCAGTCCAACCTTTCCCAGACCCAGCTGGCTACTATTTG GAACTTGGCCGACGTGGATGGAGACGGTCAGCTCAAAGCGGAAGAGTTTATTCTGGCCATGCATCTCACGGACATGGCCCGCGCCGGGCAGCCGCTGCCTCTGACCTTGCCTCCGGAGCTGGTGCCGCCTCCTTTCAG AGGAGGAAAACCTGCCGATTCCCTCAATGGAGCTCAGCCTTACGAGAGAACCCAGGAAGAGCCACCCCAGAAAAAGTTGCCAG TGACCTTTGAGGACAAGCGCAAAGCCAACTACGAGCGCGGGAACCTGGAGCTGGAGAAGCGGCGGCAGGTGCTGCTGGAGCAGCAGCAGCGCGAGGCCGAGCGCAAGGcgcagaaggagaaggaggagctgGAGCGCAAGCAGCGGCTGCTGCAGGAGCACGAGTGGCGGCGGCAGCTCGAGCTGGAGAAGCAGCGGGAGCTGGAGAGGCAGCGGGAAGAGGAGCGCCGGAGAGAGGCGGAGAGGCGGGAG GCTGCAAAACAAGAGCTGGAGCGTCAGCGCCGATTGGAATGGGAGAGAATTCGCCGACAGGAGCTTCTCAGTCAGCGGAATAGGGAACAGGAAGAGATCGTCCGACTGCAAGCAAGGAAGAAGAGTCTGCACCTCGAGTTGGAAGCGCTG AATGGCAAACATCAGCAGATCTCAGGGAGACTCGAGGATATGCGGCAGAGAAAACAGAATCGGAAGAGTGAGTTGGATGTCCTGGACAAGCAATGCGACCTGGGGGTCCTGGAGATCACGCAGCTTCAGCAGCAGCTCCAG gaaTCTCAGAACCAGCTTGTCTATCTGGTGCCGGAGAAGCAGCGCTTACAGGACAGGGTTCAGCACCTGCAGCCGGACAGCGCAGCCC ACCTGGGCGTCGGCGCTGTCCACAAGAAGGCCTTGGAGAAGGAGGGCCTGTGCCAGAGACTGAAGGAGCAGCTGGACGCCCTGGAGAGGGAAACGGCTGCCAAGCTGTCCGAGATGGACGCCTTTAACCGGGAGCTGAAG TGTGTGACTGTGGATGACTCTATGCTGCGGTGCCTTTTGTCCCTGCTCAGCTGTCTCCACCACCTCTTCCTCTTACTTAAG GAGCTGAGGGAGAACTACAACACGCAGCAGCTGGCCCTGGAGCAGCTCAACCGCATCAAGCGGGAGAAGCTGAGAGAGATCGAGAGGAGGCGGGCCGAGGCGGCCCAGAAGAagaggcaggaggaggaggaggccacGAG GAGAGCGAAACAAGGGAAGGAAAGCCTGTGGCAGGAAAGCCTgcggaaggaggaggaggagaagcagaagCGGCTGGTGGAGGAGAAGCTCCGACAAGAGCCGCCCAGAGCCGAGAACAAGCCGCGGGGGGCCGAGGAAGGGG GGGAAGCTCTCGGGCCTGGCTGGGTGAAGTACAAGGCCCTGTACGCCTTCGAAGCACGGAGCCATGACGAGATGAGCTTCAGCGCGGGGGACATTGTGCAG GTGGATGAGAAGACCAGCGGAGAGCCGGGCTGGCTCTATGGCTCCTTCCAAGGCCGCTGCGGCTGGTTCCCAGGGAACTACGTGGAGAAGGTGTCAGTCGGCGAAAAGCTGGCGTCCCCCAAGAAGGCCTTGCTGCCGCCGGCGGCTTCCCTGCCGGCCGCCTCCTCTGCTCCTCCCGA AGCCCGGCCGGCAGAGACCAGTTACCAGAACGTCCCCTTCTCCACCCTGACTGCCAACGCCAGCTGGCAGAAGAAGTCCGCCTTCACGCGCACTGTGTCCCCTGGAGCTGCGTCCCCCGTTCACGGGCAG GGACAGACCGTGGAGAACCTGAAGGCTCAGGCCCTCTGCTCCTGGACGGCCAAGAAGGAGAACCACCTGAACTTCTCCAAGCACGACATCATCACCGTTCTGGAGCAGCAGGAAAACTGGTGGTTCGGGACGCTGCACGGGGGCCGGGGCTGGTTCCCCAAGTCCTACGTTAAGATCCTCGCCGGCCCGGAGGCCAGGAAGGGAGA ACCGGAAGCCATCTACGCCAGCATCAAGAGGAACCCGGGCGGTCCGGGCCCCACGTTGGGAGAAG AATACGTGGCCCTCTACTCTTACTCAAGCTCGGAGCCCGGCGACCTGACCTTCACTGAGGGCGAGGAGATCCTGGTCACCCAGAAGGACGGGGAGTGGTGGACGGGAAGCATCGACAACCGCACCGGCATCTTCCCGTCCAATTACGTCAGGGCCAAGGAACCCGAG gCTCCGGGGGGCACCGGCCGAGCCGCGGCCCAGAACAAAAAGCCAG AGATCGCCCAGGTCACTTCCGCCTACACGGCTTCTGGGGCGGAACAGCTCAGCCTCTCGCCCGGGCAGCTCATCTTAATTCTGAAGAAAAACCCCAGCGGCTGGTGGCAGGGGGAGCTGCAG GCTAGAGGAAAAAAGCGCCAGAAGGGATGGTTTCCAGCCAGCCACGTGAAGCTCCTGGGCCCGGGGAGCGAGAGGGGGACCCCCGCTTCTCAGCCAG TGTGCCAGGTCATCGCCATGTACGACTACGTCGCCAACAACGAGGACGAGCTGAACTTCTCCAAGGGGCAGCTCATCAACGTCCTCAACAAGGACGACGCCGACTGGTGGCAGGGCGAGGCGGGCGGCGTGACTGGGCTCTTTCCCGCCAACTACGTGAAGATGACCACCGACTCGGACCCCAGCCAGCAGT GA